From Micromonospora rifamycinica, a single genomic window includes:
- a CDS encoding LysR family transcriptional regulator, protein MNLELRHLRVVCAIAETGSVTKAASALGLAQPALTAQLQRIERTLGGPLFERDRRGARPTALGELVLSRARVLLPAMKGLQDEAARLAGADDALGRYRFGGVNSPILGRLVHRLAAEQPHAQITTYASWSADELAALVAGGRLDFALTGICGDATPPAEFGLSWREVAVDPVLVLLPAAHPMADRDEVGLGDLRHEQWVAAPGDGCFGDCFAAACARAGFTPRKVYETDVRGCMDLVDAGEAVALCQATFRPVAGLVTRRLAGTPLRWRLLLGWHPESPAARVADPVLEDAVAAYTDSLAAHPDYLAWLLRHPEFGARDGGAARATGRVRTA, encoded by the coding sequence ATGAACCTGGAGCTGCGCCACCTGCGGGTGGTCTGCGCGATCGCCGAGACGGGCAGCGTGACGAAAGCCGCGTCCGCCCTCGGCCTGGCCCAGCCGGCCCTGACCGCCCAGCTTCAGCGCATCGAGCGGACGCTGGGCGGCCCGCTGTTCGAACGGGACCGGCGGGGTGCCCGCCCCACCGCCCTGGGCGAGCTGGTGCTGTCCCGGGCCCGGGTGCTGCTGCCGGCGATGAAGGGCCTCCAGGACGAGGCGGCCCGACTGGCCGGGGCCGACGACGCCCTCGGCCGGTACCGCTTCGGCGGGGTGAACAGCCCGATCCTGGGTCGGCTGGTGCACCGGCTCGCCGCCGAACAGCCGCACGCGCAGATCACCACCTACGCGTCCTGGTCGGCCGACGAACTGGCCGCCCTGGTCGCCGGCGGCCGGCTCGACTTCGCGCTGACCGGCATCTGCGGCGACGCCACCCCGCCGGCGGAGTTCGGCCTGTCCTGGCGGGAGGTGGCCGTCGACCCGGTGCTGGTGCTGCTGCCGGCCGCCCACCCGATGGCCGACCGCGACGAGGTCGGCCTGGGCGACCTGCGGCACGAGCAGTGGGTCGCCGCGCCGGGTGACGGCTGCTTCGGCGACTGCTTCGCCGCCGCGTGCGCCCGCGCCGGCTTCACCCCCCGCAAGGTGTACGAGACCGACGTCCGTGGCTGCATGGACCTGGTCGACGCCGGCGAGGCGGTGGCCCTGTGCCAGGCCACCTTCCGCCCGGTCGCCGGCCTGGTGACGCGCCGGTTGGCCGGTACCCCGCTGCGGTGGCGGCTGCTGCTCGGCTGGCACCCGGAGTCCCCGGCGGCCCGGGTCGCCGATCCCGTCCTGGAGGACGCGGTGGCCGCGTACACCGACTCGTTGGCCGCCCACCCCGACTACCTGGCCTGGTTGCTGCGACATCCCGAGTTCGGCGCGCGGGACGGCGGTGCGGCCCGCGCGACCGGACGGGTGCGAACGGCGTGA
- a CDS encoding DUF3140 domain-containing protein: MAREQRLDPEVEVLWEDFHAEVNVPSEQLRQWLLTRGSGEEAFGPDPDLDLPEPGRQILAVLRKRKVDITPADVAVMRAAIDRIRSLVDERPGGGNADDEWRHALLDLGHDVLVER; this comes from the coding sequence ATGGCACGCGAACAGCGACTCGACCCCGAGGTCGAGGTGCTCTGGGAGGATTTCCACGCCGAGGTGAACGTCCCCTCCGAGCAACTGCGGCAGTGGCTGCTGACCAGGGGGTCCGGGGAGGAGGCGTTCGGCCCCGACCCGGATCTCGACCTGCCCGAGCCCGGCCGGCAGATCCTGGCGGTGCTGCGTAAGCGCAAGGTCGACATCACCCCGGCCGACGTCGCGGTGATGCGGGCGGCGATCGACCGGATCCGGTCGTTGGTGGACGAGCGGCCCGGCGGCGGCAACGCCGACGACGAGTGGCGGCACGCCCTGCTCGACCTGGGCCACGACGTCCTCGTCGAACGCTGA
- a CDS encoding hemerythrin domain-containing protein, with amino-acid sequence MSAVPLPPLPPAADDAYRPGGRSMADLADAEHRQLLDLVDQVTDESLAVQRRRDVLQVLTAVVSRHLSAEEQYLLPAARAALPAAADRVDREVTADVALLTALKALGGPDDPTLADVAARIRRHVQAVAELITPLREVATDAELIRLGNRWAIAEEAAPTRPHPGTPATPPWNRIVEPAVGVVDKLRDAVTGRRTQLSDLTRRSGR; translated from the coding sequence ATGTCCGCCGTACCCCTGCCCCCGCTGCCACCGGCCGCCGACGACGCCTACCGCCCCGGCGGGCGCAGCATGGCCGACCTCGCCGACGCCGAGCATCGGCAGCTCCTCGACCTGGTCGACCAGGTCACCGACGAGAGCCTGGCGGTGCAGCGGCGGCGGGACGTGCTCCAGGTGCTCACCGCCGTGGTGTCGCGGCACCTGTCGGCCGAGGAGCAGTACCTGCTGCCCGCCGCCCGCGCCGCGCTGCCCGCCGCCGCCGACCGGGTGGACCGGGAGGTGACGGCGGACGTGGCGCTGCTCACCGCGCTGAAGGCCCTCGGCGGCCCGGACGACCCGACGCTGGCCGACGTGGCGGCCCGGATCCGGCGGCACGTGCAGGCGGTCGCCGAGCTGATCACCCCGCTGCGCGAGGTGGCCACCGACGCGGAGCTGATCCGGCTGGGCAACCGGTGGGCGATCGCCGAGGAGGCGGCCCCGACCCGACCGCACCCGGGCACCCCGGCCACCCCGCCGTGGAACCGGATCGTCGAACCGGCCGTGGGGGTGGTGGACAAGCTGCGGGACGCGGTGACCGGTCGCCGTACCCAGTTGTCCGACCTCACCCGCCGTTCCGGGCGGTGA
- a CDS encoding ATP-dependent Clp protease ATP-binding subunit: protein MLGPGDFGSDPWDEFLARYFGRGEGGRRPAHRVDITRLMTADAREMLADAARRAAQKHSTDLDTDHLLWAALQRDPLRDLVRRAGADPDALVNALGGRGDGAPRGEVPPNLSLTPAAKRALLDAHQLSRAMGANYIGPEHILMALPLNPESPAGRMLAAGRIQPESLQAAGAERGPMTGPKPDRGTPTLDQYGQDLTDLARNDQIDPVIGRADEIEQAVEILSRRTKNNPVLIGEAGVGKTAIVEGLAERICDGDVPQTLLGKRVVQLDLAGLVAGTRYRGDFEERLKKVIDEIRAHRDELIIFLDEIHTLVGAGGAGSEGGMDASNMLKPALARGELRVIGATTLDEYRRSIEKDAALARRFQPVLVPEPDVEDTVAILRGLRDRYEAHHQVRFTDEALVAAAELSDRYVTDRFLPDKAIDLIDQAGARVRLRTRTPASDVRELEQQLEDVRRDKEQAVADEQYEKASALRDRLAELEAQIGRARGDGGDNQVPSVDTKEIAEVVSRSTGIPVSQLTEEERDRLLRLEGHLHQKVIGQDDAVSAIAEAVRRSRAGLADPNRPMGSFLFLGPTGVGKTELARALAEALFGEADRMVRVDMSEFQERHTVARLVGAPPGYVGYEEAGQLTEAVRRRPYAVVLLDEIEKAHPDVFNILLQVLDDGRLTDSQGRTVNFKNTVLIMTSNLGSELITGAQRTVGFGVGAQGDQQEADELRERLTRRLQENFRPEFLNRIDETIIFQRLEAEQLRQITGLLLEETRRRLHAQDIRVEVTSTGTDWLAEHGYQPEFGARPLRRVIQREVDNRLSRMLLENQLSPGQKVTVDARDGQLTFDVSAGDRDHAPATTSHPR from the coding sequence ATGCTAGGACCCGGGGACTTCGGCTCCGACCCGTGGGACGAGTTCCTGGCCCGGTACTTCGGCCGGGGCGAGGGCGGACGCCGCCCGGCGCACCGGGTCGACATCACCCGCCTGATGACCGCCGACGCCCGGGAGATGCTGGCCGACGCCGCCCGGCGGGCCGCCCAGAAGCACAGCACCGACCTGGACACCGACCACCTGCTCTGGGCGGCGTTGCAGCGCGACCCGCTGCGGGACCTGGTCCGCCGCGCCGGCGCCGACCCGGACGCCCTGGTCAACGCGCTCGGCGGACGCGGCGACGGCGCTCCGCGCGGCGAGGTACCGCCGAACCTGTCGCTCACCCCGGCCGCCAAACGGGCACTGCTCGACGCGCACCAGCTCTCCCGGGCGATGGGCGCGAACTACATCGGACCCGAACACATCCTGATGGCCCTGCCGCTCAACCCCGAGTCCCCGGCCGGTCGGATGCTCGCCGCCGGCCGGATCCAGCCCGAGTCGCTCCAGGCGGCCGGGGCGGAACGCGGCCCGATGACCGGCCCGAAACCCGACCGCGGCACCCCCACCCTCGACCAGTACGGCCAGGACCTCACCGACCTGGCCCGCAACGACCAGATCGACCCGGTGATCGGCCGCGCCGACGAGATCGAGCAGGCGGTCGAGATCCTGTCCCGGCGGACCAAGAACAACCCGGTGCTCATCGGGGAGGCCGGCGTCGGCAAGACCGCCATCGTGGAGGGCCTGGCCGAGCGGATCTGCGACGGCGACGTGCCGCAGACCCTGCTCGGCAAGCGGGTCGTCCAGCTCGACCTGGCCGGTCTGGTCGCCGGCACCCGCTACCGGGGCGACTTCGAGGAGCGGCTGAAGAAGGTGATCGACGAGATCCGGGCGCACCGGGACGAGCTCATCATCTTCCTGGACGAGATCCACACCCTGGTCGGCGCGGGCGGGGCCGGCAGCGAGGGCGGGATGGACGCGTCCAACATGCTCAAGCCGGCGCTGGCCCGGGGCGAGCTGCGGGTGATCGGGGCGACCACGCTGGACGAGTACCGGCGCAGCATCGAGAAGGACGCCGCCCTCGCGCGCCGGTTCCAGCCGGTGCTGGTGCCCGAGCCCGACGTCGAGGACACGGTGGCCATCCTGCGCGGCCTGCGGGACCGGTACGAGGCCCACCACCAGGTCCGGTTCACCGACGAGGCGCTGGTCGCCGCCGCCGAACTCTCCGACCGGTACGTCACCGACCGGTTCCTGCCGGACAAGGCGATCGACCTGATCGACCAGGCCGGCGCGCGGGTGCGGCTGCGCACCCGGACCCCCGCCTCGGACGTCCGGGAACTGGAACAGCAACTGGAGGACGTCCGCCGGGACAAGGAGCAGGCGGTCGCCGACGAGCAGTACGAGAAGGCGTCCGCGCTGCGGGACCGGCTCGCCGAGCTGGAGGCGCAGATCGGGCGGGCCCGGGGCGACGGCGGGGACAATCAGGTGCCCTCGGTCGACACGAAGGAGATCGCCGAGGTGGTCTCCCGGTCCACCGGCATCCCGGTCAGCCAGCTCACCGAGGAGGAGCGGGACCGGCTGCTGCGGCTGGAGGGGCACCTGCACCAGAAGGTGATCGGCCAGGACGACGCGGTCAGCGCCATCGCCGAGGCGGTCCGCCGGTCGCGCGCCGGGCTGGCCGACCCGAACCGGCCGATGGGCAGCTTCCTCTTCCTCGGCCCCACCGGCGTCGGCAAGACCGAACTGGCCCGGGCGCTGGCCGAGGCGCTCTTCGGCGAGGCCGACCGGATGGTCCGGGTGGACATGAGCGAGTTCCAGGAACGGCACACCGTGGCCCGGCTGGTCGGTGCGCCCCCCGGCTACGTCGGCTACGAGGAGGCCGGCCAGCTCACCGAGGCGGTCCGCCGCCGCCCGTACGCCGTGGTACTGCTCGACGAGATCGAGAAGGCCCACCCGGACGTGTTCAACATCCTGCTCCAGGTGCTCGACGACGGCCGGCTCACCGACAGCCAGGGCCGCACGGTCAACTTCAAGAACACCGTGCTGATCATGACGAGCAACCTGGGTTCGGAGCTGATCACCGGAGCCCAGCGGACCGTCGGCTTCGGCGTCGGCGCGCAGGGCGACCAGCAGGAGGCCGACGAGCTGCGGGAACGGCTGACACGTCGGCTCCAGGAGAACTTCCGCCCGGAGTTCCTCAACCGGATCGACGAGACGATCATCTTCCAGCGGCTGGAGGCCGAGCAGCTCCGCCAGATCACCGGGCTGCTGCTGGAGGAGACCCGCCGCCGGCTGCACGCCCAGGACATCCGGGTCGAGGTCACGTCGACCGGCACGGACTGGCTGGCCGAGCACGGCTACCAGCCGGAGTTCGGAGCCCGCCCGCTGCGGCGGGTGATCCAGCGCGAGGTGGACAACCGGCTCTCCCGGATGCTGCTGGAGAACCAGCTCTCCCCGGGGCAGAAGGTCACCGTCGACGCCCGGGACGGGCAGCTCACCTTCGACGTGTCGGCCGGCGACCGCGACCACGCCCCCGCCACCACCTCGCATCCCCGATGA
- a CDS encoding PIN domain-containing protein: MESHPLLIVDGANVVGSRPDGWWHDRAGAAARLRDRLVPVADVGVPPELPAPVEVVLVVEGAARDVPGVAGVRTVAAPGSGDDTIVDLVRDAPDRRRLVVTADRELRGRVGALGAEVYGPRWLPG; encoded by the coding sequence ATGGAATCCCACCCGCTGCTGATCGTCGACGGTGCGAACGTGGTCGGCTCCCGGCCGGACGGCTGGTGGCACGACCGGGCCGGGGCGGCGGCCCGGCTGCGCGACCGGTTGGTCCCGGTGGCCGACGTGGGCGTGCCCCCGGAGCTGCCCGCGCCCGTCGAGGTGGTGCTGGTGGTCGAGGGCGCGGCCCGGGACGTGCCGGGGGTCGCCGGGGTACGCACCGTCGCGGCGCCGGGCTCGGGCGACGACACGATCGTCGACCTGGTGCGGGACGCGCCGGACCGGCGGCGGCTGGTGGTGACGGCCGACCGGGAGCTGCGCGGGCGGGTGGGCGCGCTGGGCGCCGAGGTGTACGGCCCCCGCTGGCTGCCCGGCTGA